GGTGGGCTGGAGATGAACCGAAATCGAACCATGTGAGCCAAAACAAGAAGTACTAAAAATAATAAAGTGGGAATAATAGTAGCTAAAGAAAAATGATTTTGGGTTAATAACATAAGATGCACAGAATGATAATATCAGGCTAATGACAGCATGACATAATCTATGCCTTCAAGAAATAGAACATATGTTGTATTTAATTGCTCAGAAAGCAACCTCTGGTTATCGATGTCATAATTAAATGCACAGTATACAGAAATCAACCTTGTGACTGCCAGCAACCACAACAAAGGGAACAGCATGCCTTTGAGCAGCAAGAGCAACCATGTTCATTCCTACTGGTGCAATAACTCCACCATTTGCCATAATTGCATGGGCTCCAACTATGACCTGTAAGATAAATCGGGAGTGTTAATATATTTCTAATAAATACAAGGACATCTGAACAATAATAATCACCCTGCAGACATACCATGTTAACACGGGAGATCATAGCAAAAACTGCAGAGTCTGTTATAACAGTAGTTTGTACACCCTTCTCAACCAGCTCTTTTGCAAGAACATGACCCTTATATCTGATCCAAACATTGAAATGACAAAATATGAAGCAAAAGGAGATCCTAATTCCTATCCGTAAGAACTATTCAGTCCATATCAAAGTTGGCAAAGAGCAGATACCTGGGAGCACCTTCAGCAACAAATACACGAAAAGATCGCTTTTTCTCTTTGGCAGCATACAGAAACTCTTTCACCGTTCTAGAGCGGCCTAGAGTTAGAATTACTTCACTGTAGCAAAGAAAAGCAGTAGTCAGCTACATTAGCATTTGAATAAGCAAGCTATATATATTCAGAGGGTCCTTAGGTGTTAAAAGGACCATAGGATCAAATTGTTATCTTAATAAATACACATGCATAATAACTGTCAGACTCTTATTTAAACAAAATAATACAGAGAAGTCCTTCAGAAATATTACTTTTTTTAGAGGGTACAACTCAGGAAAAACACGAGAACACACATCACACTCACACCacaacacacacgcacacaagcGAGCGCGTCCCTAACACACGCTAGGAAAGAGATTTGAGGTCCTAAGCCTCAGTGCACGGGAAACATGCAGTACCACTGAACGCGCACACGTGTGTGTACCCTATTACCTAATAGGGACCAACTGAAGTTGATCCCAGGAAACGGGGAAAAACCCCTGTGAGGCCCGTGAGTCAATCAGGGATTGAACCCGCGGTCAGTCGTTCTCTCCACTGAGAATGTACCAACTGAACTACGTTCAAAAATATTACTTGGGTTAATATCATGTAGTAATAATTTCCGCTGTGCCATAGGCGCAGACTGCTTTCTTAACTATACCCTCAAGTCATAACATGTAATTTTGGACATGTTtcaagtcaaactttaaaacaGTGAACATCAAGATCTTAATAAACTAGAtttctcaaaatatatatagttgttTAATATTTAGATAGGATCAAGAAAATAGCGTATATATTTGTCTCAATAGGTACTTGCATAATATTATcagttttttcaaatattttgcaATAGAAATTAGTGGCCAAAGCTGCATTTTCAGGACCAGCCCAAAACATGTTTATGGGACAAGAGGGACTATATGTTTAGATACAAACAACTACAGAATACAATTAGGCTTTGCTTGTTTGATAAATTCTAGTGAGAGATGAAGATAGAGTAAACAACAAATGGTAAAGATGAGAGATTGTTAGTTTTAGAGGATGGAAAGCCAATAACCATTCACAATTCGATGAATGCTTTCCTGAACAAATATGCCAAGGATCCCTATCCTATGAAACAGCTTAAAAGCAATTTTCATCATGTAAATACCTCATACAAGAAGCGTAGATGACATTAATTTAGATTAATAGCAATAACACTGTACTGTTGTGAACGAAATCATACTTCTGGTGAATATGTTCCACGGCTTGCTCAGAGATCTGGTCATAGCACGTATCAATTTCATCAATTAGATCACCAATGGCTGCAATAACATCATGCTTGAGTTTCCGAGATTTTGAGCTCTTATCTCCAGCTGCTTAAGTGGAACATGTAGAATTTCAGTGCCAACAGTAACATAAATGAATGCACAGGCCCTAACAAGGAAACACAAACTGAACAATAAAttggaaatttatttttttttcttaaagactACATGactcaaaaataattttagaaaGTCATGAATCACTTGTTCAGGTTCAACATGAATAGTGAAAGAGaatttgtgagaaaaaaaattacattttcCATCAGAGTCCCCAGCCGACGATGCGGAACGTGAAAGCGCAGTGCTCACAGGAATATCTTCCAGAAGTGTCTGCAATGAAGGTGCCCGAAGGGCATTTCTAGCATGGGCAGCAAGGACAGCAGCAGATAAGGTAGGGTGATCATCATTTCCACTGTCATATTCATCATCGCTCTCAGCGGTGACAGAAAGGCCTTCAATACCAACTGCTGTAGAAGATATATCCTCTTCTTTTATTATATGCAAAACACGTCTCACAATGTTTCCAACAGCAAGTTCTGCAAAAGGGAGTTTATCCCGATTGATTAACAGCTTGCATTGGGCTTAGGATTAAAAGGATGAGTGGTGTATCTTATGTTACCAAAAGTTTAAGCAGTAGATCTAGCTATTAGCCACTTGCATAGTGCCTGCTAATCTGCTATACACTAAATTGAAACGGAATAGGAGTTATCACCCTGTACTCATTAGTCACTatacagtatggtctgggaaaAGACATTATTTCTGACATCCAAAGATCCATTAAGCAACTGGATAACTCATAAATCTTGATGGCTGACATCCATCTATAAATAATTTTCTATCTATAGATGATTTTATAGCAAGGAACATTTAACTGTATTAGCTGACAAAAATCCAACGTATTACAGTACTAGACCTACGTATTGACAGATAAAGAGGAGATATGGATTTCATTAACATGTCattaaaatgaataagttagATTCATGAGACTGACATACCAAGAACTAATATTCTCtcttctggaaaaaaaaagccaGGTGGAGCTTATGAATATACATGCTCCCGTGGAAGGACTTGAAATTTCCCAGGAATGCTAGGTCTAGGATCTCTCCATTTGTATCTCATATATCTAATGTGATAGTCATAAAACTGAACAcatgtttgatcaaatttatattcTATAACATTCAGATACAGTCAGTGCATGGTATTGGTAGTGACAGACTAGACATTTCACATGTAGAAAAGAAATACAGTGCGCTAGTAAACTAAAAATTTAAGATATATTGCAAGATAAATGTTGTACAATTCCAATACATGGTTCTTGTCTAGTAGTATTTTGACTGCCACTTCTGTTTGAGAGACCAAACATAGACAATAAAACAAAACCTCTCAAATTCAAGCTCAAGCACTCTATTTCCGAGGAAATTCATCTATTCTGCAAGCCCTCAGTTAACTAGAACCATACATTATCTAGCAAAAACAAGCATCAATAATTCTACAGAATTAAGGTAAACCACGCCAACAGATATATCAGAAACAGAAATATCATAATAAGCacaggagtcaatcacaagtccTCAAACAGGGTGGAATTTTCTTTGGGGCGCACCGATGGGGTTGGCGGCGATGAGCTGCTCCCCGACGCCGCGGACGGCGTCCgcaagcgccgccgcctggtTGGTGCTGCCCATCCGGTGCTGCGACACCACCGACCGCAGCAGCTCCGCCGTCTGCCGCGCCACGGCATGGGACCCCTCCACCTTGCTGCCCCGCACCACCCCCACACCCCCACGAGCGCGTCAACATGCGAAAAGGCCAATCGAGGCAAACGAAAAACGGAGGGAGAGACAGGGGGGGAGCTCTGCTTACCGGCGCTTGAGCTTGAGGACGAACTCGCTGACGAGCGGCTGCACGTCCGGCATGGCggccagcggcggaggagggccgGATCGGCGGCGAGGGGTTAGGGTTTTCGGAGAGCAAAAGGGGAACGAGAGAGATATGCTGTCTACAACAGTGCGGAAATTTTACAATTTGGTCCTCTGCTGCTGCATCGCATATTCGcaattctctctctttttttttctagaaagagagagaggaaaatgaAGAAAGGATGACACTGATCTCTGGCGAAGCCCAATAGGCCCTGGAAGTCCCGAGCAGTTTTGAGTAgtaaagggaaagaaaaagtcCAATTTGTATCCTTCCATTATTATATGAGGTCTCTTAACTTATCAATGAATCCGATTTTTCAtccttcaaccgaaaaaccagatacaacgggtttCTTAACTGTTCAAACCGATTCAAAATAAGTCCCAAGATGGTTTGGACAACGATTTCAGCTAACTTGacacctacgtggctaatttgactcgatCTAATTGATGTGGCATTGATGTGGTGCTTACGTGACAAATTGatttggaaaataataaaaattgtggacccacatgtcagttataaaaaaagtaattaaTCGGTGGCGATGGTATCtgtagagagaagagagaggagaggggagaaggggagagagaggaagaagaaaagagggggtgagaatgacatgttgGGCTCACATGGGCcaccattttttaattatttttttaactgacatatgggtccatagtttttattattttccaaatCAATTTACCACATAAGCGACACGTCATACGAGGGTCGAGTCAAATTAGTCATGTAGATGTCACGTCAGCTGAATCCGCCGTTCAAACTATTTTGGGACTTATTTTGCACCAATTTTAACAGTTAAGAGACCTATTATATCTGATTTTCTAGTTGAGAGAGGAAAATCAGATTCCTCGACAAGTTAAGAAACCTCGTATTATTCCTTTAGATTTCAACCGTCGCTGCAGTTTCCCCCTctccgcgccgtgccgccgctgcttgGCTGGGCCATTGCCGTCACCCGCCACGTCCTCCCACGTACTGCGTAGGCCTTCTACTCGCCGCCGCAGCTGGGGTCGGGTGGCTTGTGCTCGGCCGGGTCGCCCCCGTCGACCGGCTGGTTGCAGCTCCCCAAAGCCTGACCAGCCCACGATCGTTGCCGCTGCCGCTCTTTGTGATGGGGATATTTCTCCAGAGTAAAAGAGTCCATCAATAATTTGAAAAatcattgtttcttttttttcctctatttttttaccGCAATAGGTCCGGTCCCACCCACTTCCGCTAAAAACAGGAGTAAATGTCTCATTCGGTTCAAGGAAGTGGGTTAAAAAACGAAAGCCCTCAAAAGTTAGGATAAAATCAAATATTGATTGTTAAAGCAGGGgcagaaacaaaaataacccTAGAAATAATTGAGGCAACTTGACTTTACGCAAGAGAAATGAAATAATTTGCACCAATAAAATCAGTTATCCAAAATCTAAAAATGATAACTAAGGAGATATAACTTATTAATGACTTTGTTCACTTTTCGACACATGTTTAATCATTCGTTTATATAATAGAAATGAAAAGAATATCAACTACACTTAGCATTCTCAAACCTACTCCTCGATCTCTCAAAATTGGTTGACGGTTATTGATCCACTCGatctccttttttccttttttctaaaatcaaagtACTTGGAGAAGTGAATCCGTAAAACTTGGGATAAAAACGGCTAGGAAGCTCGCCTGCCGGCCATCATCAGCAAGGAGAAATGAGCAagaaatcgatttttgcaattaATTGTTGGAGGAAATGCACGAGGAGGTAGATCGACGTGGCGACTAGGGTTGGGCCCAGCGGGGCTGTTAAATAGTGATTGAATTCGGCTATCAAAGCCGGATTGATAGGGAAAATCATGGCGAAAGTAACAAGGAAAGAATTCGGAATAGATTTTTGTAATTAATTGGAGGAAACACATGGAGAGGCAAATCAACGTGGCCGCTAGAGATTGAAGAAAAAACCAGCTAAAAAAATTGTTGaatggtaaaaaagaaaaagatggaTGCCCTAAGGCGGTCTTAAAAAACCCTTCCGcgtgaaaataaaattatttaaaaaaggcGACAAAACAAAAAACTGGACGGAGACGGACCAAAGAAAAACCAGAAACTTTGatgtagtttttttattagctttattataggtatatatattataatagacaTGCCTAGGGGAGTGTCCCATCGAGATTGCTAATTCGCGCGCATGCGCGAGATCAACAAGTCGCGAGCATTTCGCGACGGCAGCGCCTCATCTTCGCGTCTGACATGGGCCTGCTGGGCCTAGTGACTTTTCAACGATGATTAACGATGATTCAGTCATATACACTCAATTAGTAGTAGTATCTCCTAATTGTAATTAGACAACCCAtgtacatacatgcatgcagtgaTTAGAACATTTAACTAAACTATTTAACAGaagatttaattttaaaattgaaagttttaaaaactttcaactcagaatttgaaaactttccacTCAGCATTTGAAAACTTTTTCAACTCACAATTTTAcaattttcatctcaaaattcaaaaactttcaactaaaaattcgaaactttcaaatcaaattacaaaatttgaagtcaaaatttaaaaactttcaactcaattttttaagctttcgactcaaatttgaaaactttcaacttcaatttcgaaaactttcaactcaacttgAAAACTTCtatgtcaaaatttaaaaagttgaaatgaaaatttaaaactttcaactcaaatttcaaaatcttttgactacaaatttaaaacattcaattacttttctaaaaaaaatggtaactGAATTATTTATATTGTTACTGTTTTAAAAATAATGCTAATGACAGTAATTAACACTAATTGCCATAATTAGCGGTGGCAGCACGTGGGGACAAGTCGTCAGTGGGACGCGCGCCGGTGCGCGGCTGCACTAGTTAAGCAGCGGGCGCGCACGCGAACCCCCGTGTCCCATATTTGGTCTTTGATCGGGTGCCCGATCCGATGGAAGCTTTGATAATTTTGTTCAGGCTTATTTATTTGGATACAAACCGGCATGGCAACCGTTTGATCTTGCAGGTGCCAGACCTACATATATTTGTAGCAATCAATTTCATATCTCACCAGGCTGATGGGTATGGCTACCCACTGGTCTGAGCATGCATCCATGGAGCTGTCAGCAATCATGCACgtgattttcttttatttttataggcAGAGAAgtgatacttttttttttagaaacagaGAGCATTATAAACAGAGAAACTGATCTCCAATTTCCATTTTCTCCAATATtttgtattataaatattaaaatttaaatcatatAAGATTTTGCTGAAATGCATATGTAAACTTTGCTTTAAAGTTCTAGAGAAAACTACTTATTTTATTTCAAACAACCAAAATTGTTTGGTTCAAAAATGAAAACAatccaaagtttatatgtaACACATCCTACTTACCAATTCTTACTTGTGTTGGAGTCACAATTTATTATTTGCAATGATTTAACAGAGAAATTAGAAATTAATACATATTATTGAAGTAGGTTTGGATTCTTGACAATAACTTTTTAGtcatatttttagattttgtaATTAATAAGTATTGAGTTGTACTTGGTTGGAGTCTTAACATAGCCTTTTCATGATTTCATAATTctgaaattcataactaatagTCGAATCTGTATTGATTGTTTGATAACTCCAAACTCCTTACGCCCGAACTTGGGAAGCACAAAGCCATATCCAGGTGCAAAGCTGAGTCTGACCAGGACATGTAGATTAAATCTTGAATATGATATTTGAGAAATTTGAAGTAGATTATGGCAGCATCTGGAAGCCAAAATTGCCAGTGAAATAATTGGAGTTGTTGAAGTAAAATGCTTGTTCTGAAGCGAAGaacgaagataatgactcccggagttgactcgttggctaATTAAATGATTGTTTCATCTTGACATGAAGCTTGTCGATTTTttagccttgtatttgtgtagcccccgactctttcgttagttgggaaacaactgaacatagagttgagaactgtagcttcttgtcgtcgagtagtcattgcttgagtgaagatatgtgttgaagatgtccgagTAAAAATCTTGAATATTGGAGCACCACTTGTAGTAGTTTAGTGCGGCGTCGAATATGGTGGCACATGCCGAGATGTCGTGGTTGGTGAAATAtaggcaatagagtttgctggtgccgaagacaatgaagatgaagtcACCTCACAATGGTGACAGAGTTGCATAGCCATGATGACGTTAACAC
Above is a window of Oryza sativa Japonica Group chromosome 10, ASM3414082v1 DNA encoding:
- the LOC4348536 gene encoding translation initiation factor eIF-2B subunit beta is translated as MPDVQPLVSEFVLKLKRRKVEGSHAVARQTAELLRSVVSQHRMGSTNQAAALADAVRGVGEQLIAANPIELAVGNIVRRVLHIIKEEDISSTAVGIEGLSVTAESDDEYDSGNDDHPTLSAAVLAAHARNALRAPSLQTLLEDIPVSTALSRSASSAGDSDGKSGDKSSKSRKLKHDVIAAIGDLIDEIDTCYDQISEQAVEHIHQNEVILTLGRSRTVKEFLYAAKEKKRSFRVFVAEGAPRYKGHVLAKELVEKGVQTTVITDSAVFAMISRVNMVIVGAHAIMANGGVIAPVGMNMVALAAQRHAVPFVVVAGSHKLCPLYPHNPEVLLNELKSPSDLLDFGEFSSCMNFSTQDGTPLLNVVNPTFDYVPPKLVSLFITDTGGHSPSYMYRLIAEYYSADDLVVRRKSTSS
- the LOC4348536 gene encoding translation initiation factor eIF-2B subunit beta isoform X1, which encodes MPDVQPLVSEFVLKLKRRKVEGSHAVARQTAELLRSVVSQHRMGSTNQAAALADAVRGVGEQLIAANPIELAVGNIVRRVLHIIKEEDISSTAVGIEGLSVTAESDDEYDSGNDDHPTLSAAVLAAHARNALRAPSLQTLLEDIPVSTALSRSASSAGDSDGKSAGDKSSKSRKLKHDVIAAIGDLIDEIDTCYDQISEQAVEHIHQNEVILTLGRSRTVKEFLYAAKEKKRSFRVFVAEGAPRYKGHVLAKELVEKGVQTTVITDSAVFAMISRVNMVIVGAHAIMANGGVIAPVGMNMVALAAQRHAVPFVVVAGSHKLCPLYPHNPEVLLNELKSPSDLLDFGEFSSCMNFSTQDGTPLLNVVNPTFDYVPPKLVSLFITDTGGHSPSYMYRLIAEYYSADDLVVRRKSTSS